In Carya illinoinensis cultivar Pawnee chromosome 10, C.illinoinensisPawnee_v1, whole genome shotgun sequence, one DNA window encodes the following:
- the LOC122279442 gene encoding FAD synthase, giving the protein MEIDKAIRESDDRRLKTKYENAIYVIQRALALYSIEEVAFSFNGGKDSTVLLHLLRAGYFLYKGEKGCSEEGLNEFPIRTIYFESPSAFPEINSFTYDTASTYGLEMDIIRLDFKSGLEALLKSKPIRAIFLGVRIGDPTAVGQDQFSPSSPGWPPFMRVNPILDWSYRDVWAFLLKCKVRYCCLYDHGYTSIGSIYDTAPNALLSNDNSSSGRETFRPAYLLSDGRLERAGRAKRISPVSGSSAVTNGPDNVGSHKNSMLTASAIAVGDEILFGTFGDQLGPTLCRKLHSIGWSVLQTTVVRNDVDSVAEEVERQKSVNDMVFIYGGVGPLHSDVTLSGVAKAFGVRLAPDEEFEEYLRHLIGDQCTGDRNEMALLPEGITELLHHEKLPVPLIKCQNVIILTATNVMELDEQWECLNQLSGSSSLLAMLEPYVSKYLTTQLSDVETAHPLSKLCLEFPDLYIGCYRKSRYGPLMISFKGKDQVRIQSAVEALFRKFHTGAFSEANQ; this is encoded by the exons ATGGAGATCGATAAGGCAATCAGAGAGAGCGATGACCGGCGGCTCAAGACCAAGTACGAAAACGCCATATATGTTATTCAGAGAGCTCTGGCTCTATACTC TATTGAAGAGGTTGCTTTCAGCTTTAATGGAGGAAAGGACTCAACT GTTTTGCTGCACCTACTTAGGGCTGGCTATTTTTTGTATAAAGGGGAAAAAGGCTGTTCTGAAGAGGGCCTAAACGAATTTCCAATTCGCACAATATATTTTGAGAGCCCTTCTGCTTTCCCTGAAATCAACTCGTTTACCTATGATACAGCCTCTAC CTATGGTTTGGAAATGGATATCATTCGCCTCGATTTCAAGTCTGGTTTGGAAGCTTTATTAAAGTCTAAACCAATTAGAGCTATTTTCCTTGGTGTTCGCATTGGTGATCCTACCGCG GTCGGCCAAGACCAGTTTTCTCCCAGCTCACCAGGATGGCCACCTTTCATGAGAGTGAATCCTATCTTGGACTGGTCATACAG AGATGTGTGGGCCTTTCTTTTGAAGTGCAAAGTCCGGTACTGCTGTCTTTATGATCATGG TTATACTTCGATTGGGAGCATATATGACACAGCTCCAAATGCATTATTGTCCAATGATAATTCCTCCAGTGGCAGAGAAACATTTAGACCTGCATATCTGCTTTCTGATGGAAGATTAGAGAGAGCAGGAAGAGCTAAAAGAATTTCTCCAGTTAGTGGGAGTTCTGCTGTTACCAATGGCCCAGACAATGTTGGTTCGCATAAAAACAGCATGCTTACAGCATCAGCCATTGCTGTTGGGGATGAGATTCT GTTTGGCACCTTTGGGGATCAGTTAGGACCTACACTCTGTAGAAAGCTCCATTCTATTGGCTGGTCTGTATTACAAACTACTGTTGTTCGGAATGAT GTAGATTCGGTGGCTGAAGAAGTTGAGCGACAGAAGTCTGTGAATGATATG GTTTTTATCTATGGTGGGGTAGGCCCATTGCATTCAGATGTGACGTTATCAGGTGTTGCAAAGGCTTTTGGTGTTCGTCTG GCTCCGgatgaggaatttgaagaatatcTTCGGCATCTTATAGGCGATCAATGCACTGGAGACCGAAATGAG atGGCTCTGTTGCCTGAAGGTATTACTGAATTGCTGCATCATGAAAAGCTGCCTGTGCCTTTG ATAAAGTGTCAAAATGTGATCATTCTTACTGCAACAAATGTTATGGAGTTGGACGAGCAGTGGGAGTGTTTGAATCAATTATCAGGATCTAGCAGTCTTTTGGCGATGCTGGAGCCATATGTATCAAAGTACTTGACAACACAGCTTTCAGAT GTAGAAACTGCTCATCCTCTGTCAAAACTTTGTCTTGAATTCCCCGACCTGTACATTG GGTGTTACCGCAAATCCAGATACGGGCCTCTGATGATTAGTTTCAAGGGCAAG GACCAAGTGCGAATTCAATCGGCTGTGGAAGCATTATTCAGGAAGTTCCATACTGGGGCTTTCTCTGAAGCTAACCAATAA
- the LOC122278608 gene encoding protein FAR1-RELATED SEQUENCE 5-like — protein sequence MDGVIATYSVDDEIKAEDFIKEVTYTVLFNEAECEANCICRLFQMWGIICRHILVIFSARKVRELPEKYILDRWRKDIKRSYSIIPSNHDVADQRPETVRYKRLLKIYYEVITNACSQDRHTEDMVSKLYAMNDVYCTSKPHNIQDFNVGMQLEMDETQLEMVDGTQPETRDERQLETIKSTYAR from the exons ATGGATGGAGTAATTGCAACTTACTCGGTCGATGATGAAATTAAGGCTGAAGATTTCATTAAGGAGGTTACTTATACTGTTTTGTTTAATGAGGCTGAGTGTGAGGCGAACTGTATTTGCCGGTTGTTTCAGATGTGGGGGATAATTTGTAGACATATTCTTGTCATCTTTTCAGCTAGGAAAGTCCGTGAGTTGCCTGAAAAGTACATATTAGACCGATGGAGAAAGGACATAAAAcgtagttatagtattattccGAGCAATCATGATGTTGCTGATCAAAGGCCAGAAACTGTTAGGTATAAACGTCTATTGAAGATTTATTATGAGGTAATAACAAATGCTTGCTCTCAAGATAGGCATACTGAGGATATGGTATCGAAGTTGTATGCGATGAATGACGTATACTGCACCTCGAAGCCCCACAACATACAAGATTTCAATGTTGGA ATGCAACTCGAGATGGATGAAACACAGCTAGAGATGGTAGATGGAACACAGCCAGAGACGAGGGATGAAAGGCAGCTGGAGACAATAAAAAGCACCTATGCTAGatga